The following coding sequences lie in one Helicoverpa zea isolate HzStark_Cry1AcR chromosome 2, ilHelZeax1.1, whole genome shotgun sequence genomic window:
- the LOC124639472 gene encoding inter-alpha-trypsin inhibitor heavy chain H4-like isoform X3, which translates to MNRYLAVFGCVCAIAALAHSAAVPTQDTMVVAKSDDTIATSTPSVEEVTTEESSPPIKLTEMEVVSEVSLRYAHTTVVARVRNPAKRAQEANFRVLLPETAFISGFVMTLDGKSYKAYVKEKGEAKQIYQNAVSQGIGAAHISAKARDSNHFTVSVNVEPSSNAIFNLTYEELLVRRNGVYNHAINLHPGALVPKLTVTVHIKETEKLIELRVPEIRTGNEIDATKDDAQNSKATIVRAHDDREATITFTPDLQEQERLIQIYTQKSKESAAATHSYSSWSSYSEPEEAAPEGVLGQFVVQYDVARPKDGEILVNDGYFVHFFAPSELPPLSKFVVFVLDTSGSMMDRKIIQLREAMQTILGELNEGDYFSIVEFDSTVTVHDLKEAEGEPPKHHYSYSYFDEQDKKATLVPPSQATKENIDRAKRIVSWLQASGGTNIGKALDVAVDLINKGVEWKTEVTVSGTDKTTTSAGPSESAVTSTTEVAAKKEAKSLEPIIIFLTDGDPTVGETDPKRIITRVQEKNSGPNKATIFSLAFGEDADRKFLRKVSLRNGGFMRHIYEAADAALQLRDFYRQISSPLLADLKFTYPSGQVRSESLTQHSFPTYYAGSELVVAGQVLDVPELQPTVHAFCGVQDGYGRKRVEIVPKVPIEKKKQGYLPLERLWSYLTIKQLLDKRDASDDSDNDDKENSPEKKALALALKYEFVTPLTSLVVVKPNATNAVDAESVDKAAGPLSLSSGALARPMASYGGFGGGVSASAFGSVGAGGFAAPAAVYTGLAGPSSSVFARGDMLMVVPRTTTIPPILRPSLADLHLDGYTWLESLLDASASTILLPTNDTTITLKIVKDSVVPKESSGDAECASAVGGGTGVCVYLSRCDSARDITVDVYKTTYCSVSQGYAGVCCQQKKVDIVH; encoded by the exons ATGAACCGCTATCTAGCGGTGTTTGGGTGCGTGTGCGCAATAGCGGCGCTGGCGCACTCAGCTGCTGTGCCGACTCAGGACACTATGGTCGTCGCCAAGTCTGATGATACC ATCGCTACCAGCACTCCGTCTGTGGAGGAGGTCACCACAGAAGAATCAAGTCCGCCGATAAAACTGACGGAAATGGAAGTAGTGTCGGAGGTATCGCTGCGGTATGCGCACACAACGGTGGTGGCGCGCGTGCGCAATCCCGCCAAGCGCGCGCAGGAGGCCAACTTCAGGGTGCTGCTGCCAGAGACCGCCTTCATCAGCGGATTTGTTAT GACGCTCGATGGAAAATCTTACAAAGCCTACGTGAAAGAAAAAGGAGAGGCAAAGCAGATTTACCAAAACGCTGTCAGCCAGGGAATTGGTGCTGCTCACATTTCTGCTAA AGCTCGTGACTCAAATCACTTCACGGTGTCCGTGAACGTAGAACCCTCTTCGAATGCCATCTTCAACTTGACGTACGAAGAGTTGCTGGTGCGCCGTAATGGCGTATACAACCATGCTATTAACTTACACCCTGGCGCGCTGGTGCCCAAGTTGACCGTCACCGTCCATATCAAGGAGACTGAAAAGCTTATAGAGCTGAGAGTACCAGAAATTAGAACTGGAAACGAAATCGACGCTACTAAGGATGATGCTC AGAATTCAAAGGCAACAATCGTGAGAGCTCACGATGACCGCGAAGCGACCATCACTTTCACTCCAGACCTCCAGGAACAAGAAAGGCTCATTCAGATATACACG CAAAAGTCAAAGGAGTCGGCTGCTGCCACTCACTCATACTCGTCGTGGTCATCTTACTCGGAGCCCGAAGAAGCAGCCCCGGAGGGTGTGCTGGGGCAGTTCGTGGTGCAGTACGACGTAGCCAGGCCTAAGGATGGCGAAATAttg gTAAACGATGGCTACTTCGTCCATTTCTTCGCGCCGAGTGAGCTGCCGCCGCTGAGCAAGTTCGTGGTGTTCGTGCTCGACACGTCCGGCTCCATGATGGACCGCAAGATCATTCAGTTGCGGGAAGCCATGCAGACCATCCTCGGAGAACTGAACGAGGGCGACTACTTTAGCATCGTTGAGTTTGATTCCACTGTAACG GTCCATGATCTCAAAGAAGCGGAAGGCGAGCCCCCCAAACACCACTACTCGTACTCGTATTTCGACGAACAAGATAAGAAGGCGACACTGGTGCCGCCGTCTCAAGCTACTAAAGAAAATATTGACCGTGCTAAACGAATCGTCAGCTGGCTTCAAGCGTCTGGAG GTACGAACATCGGAAAAGCATTAGATGTGGCGGTGGACCTCATCAACAAAGGGGTAGAGTGGAAGACTGAGGTAACAGTCTCCGGCACCGACAAGACGACCACATCAGCAGGCCCCTCAGAGTCTGCTGTCACAAGTACTACGGAAGTTGCCGCTAAGAAAG AAGCGAAATCTCTGGAGCCAATCATAATCTTCTTAACTGACGGCGACCCGACGGTTGGCGAGACCGATCCCAAACGCATAATCACCCGCGTGCAAGAGAAGAACTCCGGACCAAACAAGGCTACCATTTTCTCACTGGCTTTTG GCGAGGACGCGGACCGCAAGTTCCTGCGCAAGGTGTCCCTGCGTAACGGCGGCTTCATGCGACACATCTACGAGGCGGCGGATGCGGCGTTGCAGTTACGCGACTTCTACCGACAGATCTCGTCACCGCTGCTGGCGGACCTCAAGTTCACATACCCCTCTGGACAG GTGCGGTCGGAGTCGCTGACGCAGCACTCGTTCCCCACGTACTACGCGGGCTCGGAGCTGGTGGTGGCGGGACAGGTGCTGGACGTGCCCGAGCTGCAGCCCACCGTGCACGCCTTCTGCGGCGTACAAGACGGATACGGCAGG AAACGCGTCGAGATTGTACCGAAGGTGCCAATAGAAAAGAAGAAGCAAGGTTACTTACCGTTGGAGCGGCTGTGGTCTTACCTCACTATTAAACAGCTGCTGGACAAACGAGACGCTTCTGACGACAGCGACAATGACGACAAAGAAAACTCCCCGGAGAAAAAGGCTTTAGCACTTGCATTAAAG TATGAATTCGTAACTCCTCTGACATCGCTGGTGGTAGTGAAGCCCAACGCTACAAACGCAGTCGACGCGGAGTCCGTAGACAAAGCAG CTGGACCTCTCAGCCTTTCCAGTGGTG CTCTAGCTCGGCCGATGGCGAGTTACGGCGGGTTCGGCGGCGGCGTGAGCGCGAGTGCGTTCGGCAGTGTGGGCGCGGGCGGGTTCGCCGCACCCGCCGCTGTGTACACCGGCCTGGCTGGGCCGTCTTCCTCTGTCTTTGCCA GAGGTGACATGCTAATGGTAGTTCCACGGACGACGACGATACCGCCGATCTTGCGGCCCAGTCTGGCCGACCTGCACCTGGACGGCTACACTTGGCTAGAGTCCTTGCTGGACGCTAGTGCGAGCACCATCCTGCTGCCTACCAATGACACCACGATCACTCTGAAAATAGTCAAAGACTCTGTT GTTCCCAAAGAATCAAGTGGAGACGCAGAGTGCGCAAGCGCAGTAGGCGGTGGCACCGGTGTGTGCGTATACCTGTCGCGATGTGACTCCGCGCGGGACATTACTGTGGACGTGTATAAAACTACATACTGCTCCGTCAGCCAAGG ATATGCGGGGGTGTGCTGCCAGCAGAAAAAAGTTGACATAGTACATTGA
- the LOC124639472 gene encoding inter-alpha-trypsin inhibitor heavy chain H4-like isoform X2: MNRYLAVFGCVCAIAALAHSAAVPTQDTMVVAKSDDTIATSTPSVEEVTTEESSPPIKLTEMEVVSEVSLRYAHTTVVARVRNPAKRAQEANFRVLLPETAFISGFVMTLDGKSYKAYVKEKGEAKQIYQNAVSQGIGAAHISAKARDSNHFTVSVNVEPSSNAIFNLTYEELLVRRNGVYNHAINLHPGALVPKLTVTVHIKETEKLIELRVPEIRTGNEIDATKDDAQNSKATIVRAHDDREATITFTPDLQEQERLIQIYTQKSKESAAATHSYSSWSSYSEPEEAAPEGVLGQFVVQYDVARPKDGEILVNDGYFVHFFAPSELPPLSKFVVFVLDTSGSMMDRKIIQLREAMQTILGELNEGDYFSIVEFDSTVTVHDLKEAEGEPPKHHYSYSYFDEQDKKATLVPPSQATKENIDRAKRIVSWLQASGGTNIGKALDVAVDLINKGVEWKTEVTVSGTDKTTTSAGPSESAVTSTTEVAAKKEAKSLEPIIIFLTDGDPTVGETDPKRIITRVQEKNSGPNKATIFSLAFGEDADRKFLRKVSLRNGGFMRHIYEAADAALQLRDFYRQISSPLLADLKFTYPSGQVRSESLTQHSFPTYYAGSELVVAGQVLDVPELQPTVHAFCGVQDGYGRKRVEIVPKVPIEKKKQGYLPLERLWSYLTIKQLLDKRDASDDSDNDDKENSPEKKALALALKYEFVTPLTSLVVVKPNATNAVDAESVDKAAGPLSLSSGALARPMASYGGFGGGVSASAFGSVGAGGFAAPAAVYTGLAGPSSSVFASPESYSLAADVEDAAELEEYAFEGGDMLMVVPRTTTIPPILRPSLADLHLDGYTWLESLLDASASTILLPTNDTTITLKIVKDSVVPKESSGDAECASAVGGGTGVCVYLSRCDSARDITVDVYKTTYCSVSQGYAGVCCQQKKVDIVH; encoded by the exons ATGAACCGCTATCTAGCGGTGTTTGGGTGCGTGTGCGCAATAGCGGCGCTGGCGCACTCAGCTGCTGTGCCGACTCAGGACACTATGGTCGTCGCCAAGTCTGATGATACC ATCGCTACCAGCACTCCGTCTGTGGAGGAGGTCACCACAGAAGAATCAAGTCCGCCGATAAAACTGACGGAAATGGAAGTAGTGTCGGAGGTATCGCTGCGGTATGCGCACACAACGGTGGTGGCGCGCGTGCGCAATCCCGCCAAGCGCGCGCAGGAGGCCAACTTCAGGGTGCTGCTGCCAGAGACCGCCTTCATCAGCGGATTTGTTAT GACGCTCGATGGAAAATCTTACAAAGCCTACGTGAAAGAAAAAGGAGAGGCAAAGCAGATTTACCAAAACGCTGTCAGCCAGGGAATTGGTGCTGCTCACATTTCTGCTAA AGCTCGTGACTCAAATCACTTCACGGTGTCCGTGAACGTAGAACCCTCTTCGAATGCCATCTTCAACTTGACGTACGAAGAGTTGCTGGTGCGCCGTAATGGCGTATACAACCATGCTATTAACTTACACCCTGGCGCGCTGGTGCCCAAGTTGACCGTCACCGTCCATATCAAGGAGACTGAAAAGCTTATAGAGCTGAGAGTACCAGAAATTAGAACTGGAAACGAAATCGACGCTACTAAGGATGATGCTC AGAATTCAAAGGCAACAATCGTGAGAGCTCACGATGACCGCGAAGCGACCATCACTTTCACTCCAGACCTCCAGGAACAAGAAAGGCTCATTCAGATATACACG CAAAAGTCAAAGGAGTCGGCTGCTGCCACTCACTCATACTCGTCGTGGTCATCTTACTCGGAGCCCGAAGAAGCAGCCCCGGAGGGTGTGCTGGGGCAGTTCGTGGTGCAGTACGACGTAGCCAGGCCTAAGGATGGCGAAATAttg gTAAACGATGGCTACTTCGTCCATTTCTTCGCGCCGAGTGAGCTGCCGCCGCTGAGCAAGTTCGTGGTGTTCGTGCTCGACACGTCCGGCTCCATGATGGACCGCAAGATCATTCAGTTGCGGGAAGCCATGCAGACCATCCTCGGAGAACTGAACGAGGGCGACTACTTTAGCATCGTTGAGTTTGATTCCACTGTAACG GTCCATGATCTCAAAGAAGCGGAAGGCGAGCCCCCCAAACACCACTACTCGTACTCGTATTTCGACGAACAAGATAAGAAGGCGACACTGGTGCCGCCGTCTCAAGCTACTAAAGAAAATATTGACCGTGCTAAACGAATCGTCAGCTGGCTTCAAGCGTCTGGAG GTACGAACATCGGAAAAGCATTAGATGTGGCGGTGGACCTCATCAACAAAGGGGTAGAGTGGAAGACTGAGGTAACAGTCTCCGGCACCGACAAGACGACCACATCAGCAGGCCCCTCAGAGTCTGCTGTCACAAGTACTACGGAAGTTGCCGCTAAGAAAG AAGCGAAATCTCTGGAGCCAATCATAATCTTCTTAACTGACGGCGACCCGACGGTTGGCGAGACCGATCCCAAACGCATAATCACCCGCGTGCAAGAGAAGAACTCCGGACCAAACAAGGCTACCATTTTCTCACTGGCTTTTG GCGAGGACGCGGACCGCAAGTTCCTGCGCAAGGTGTCCCTGCGTAACGGCGGCTTCATGCGACACATCTACGAGGCGGCGGATGCGGCGTTGCAGTTACGCGACTTCTACCGACAGATCTCGTCACCGCTGCTGGCGGACCTCAAGTTCACATACCCCTCTGGACAG GTGCGGTCGGAGTCGCTGACGCAGCACTCGTTCCCCACGTACTACGCGGGCTCGGAGCTGGTGGTGGCGGGACAGGTGCTGGACGTGCCCGAGCTGCAGCCCACCGTGCACGCCTTCTGCGGCGTACAAGACGGATACGGCAGG AAACGCGTCGAGATTGTACCGAAGGTGCCAATAGAAAAGAAGAAGCAAGGTTACTTACCGTTGGAGCGGCTGTGGTCTTACCTCACTATTAAACAGCTGCTGGACAAACGAGACGCTTCTGACGACAGCGACAATGACGACAAAGAAAACTCCCCGGAGAAAAAGGCTTTAGCACTTGCATTAAAG TATGAATTCGTAACTCCTCTGACATCGCTGGTGGTAGTGAAGCCCAACGCTACAAACGCAGTCGACGCGGAGTCCGTAGACAAAGCAG CTGGACCTCTCAGCCTTTCCAGTGGTG CTCTAGCTCGGCCGATGGCGAGTTACGGCGGGTTCGGCGGCGGCGTGAGCGCGAGTGCGTTCGGCAGTGTGGGCGCGGGCGGGTTCGCCGCACCCGCCGCTGTGTACACCGGCCTGGCTGGGCCGTCTTCCTCTGTCTTTGCCA GCCCCGAAAGTTATTCGCTGGCCGCTGACGTCGAGGATGCAGCGGAATTAGAAGAATATGCGTTTGAAG GAGGTGACATGCTAATGGTAGTTCCACGGACGACGACGATACCGCCGATCTTGCGGCCCAGTCTGGCCGACCTGCACCTGGACGGCTACACTTGGCTAGAGTCCTTGCTGGACGCTAGTGCGAGCACCATCCTGCTGCCTACCAATGACACCACGATCACTCTGAAAATAGTCAAAGACTCTGTT GTTCCCAAAGAATCAAGTGGAGACGCAGAGTGCGCAAGCGCAGTAGGCGGTGGCACCGGTGTGTGCGTATACCTGTCGCGATGTGACTCCGCGCGGGACATTACTGTGGACGTGTATAAAACTACATACTGCTCCGTCAGCCAAGG ATATGCGGGGGTGTGCTGCCAGCAGAAAAAAGTTGACATAGTACATTGA
- the LOC124639472 gene encoding inter-alpha-trypsin inhibitor heavy chain H4-like isoform X1 has translation MNRYLAVFGCVCAIAALAHSAAVPTQDTMVVAKSDDTIATSTPSVEEVTTEESSPPIKLTEMEVVSEVSLRYAHTTVVARVRNPAKRAQEANFRVLLPETAFISGFVMTLDGKSYKAYVKEKGEAKQIYQNAVSQGIGAAHISAKARDSNHFTVSVNVEPSSNAIFNLTYEELLVRRNGVYNHAINLHPGALVPKLTVTVHIKETEKLIELRVPEIRTGNEIDATKDDAQNSKATIVRAHDDREATITFTPDLQEQERLIQIYTQKSKESAAATHSYSSWSSYSEPEEAAPEGVLGQFVVQYDVARPKDGEILVNDGYFVHFFAPSELPPLSKFVVFVLDTSGSMMDRKIIQLREAMQTILGELNEGDYFSIVEFDSTVTVHDLKEAEGEPPKHHYSYSYFDEQDKKATLVPPSQATKENIDRAKRIVSWLQASGGTNIGKALDVAVDLINKGVEWKTEVTVSGTDKTTTSAGPSESAVTSTTEVAAKKEAKSLEPIIIFLTDGDPTVGETDPKRIITRVQEKNSGPNKATIFSLAFGEDADRKFLRKVSLRNGGFMRHIYEAADAALQLRDFYRQISSPLLADLKFTYPSGQVRSESLTQHSFPTYYAGSELVVAGQVLDVPELQPTVHAFCGVQDGYGRKRVEIVPKVPIEKKKQGYLPLERLWSYLTIKQLLDKRDASDDSDNDDKENSPEKKALALALKYEFVTPLTSLVVVKPNATNAVDAESVDKAAGPLSLSSGALARPMASYGGFGGGVSASAFGSVGAGGFAAPAAVYTGLAGPSSSVFARPATFSAYSRTTPLLLYASSKPVFPFSSQQGRRTNTFTANTMSVPNRGDMLMVVPRTTTIPPILRPSLADLHLDGYTWLESLLDASASTILLPTNDTTITLKIVKDSVVPKESSGDAECASAVGGGTGVCVYLSRCDSARDITVDVYKTTYCSVSQGYAGVCCQQKKVDIVH, from the exons ATGAACCGCTATCTAGCGGTGTTTGGGTGCGTGTGCGCAATAGCGGCGCTGGCGCACTCAGCTGCTGTGCCGACTCAGGACACTATGGTCGTCGCCAAGTCTGATGATACC ATCGCTACCAGCACTCCGTCTGTGGAGGAGGTCACCACAGAAGAATCAAGTCCGCCGATAAAACTGACGGAAATGGAAGTAGTGTCGGAGGTATCGCTGCGGTATGCGCACACAACGGTGGTGGCGCGCGTGCGCAATCCCGCCAAGCGCGCGCAGGAGGCCAACTTCAGGGTGCTGCTGCCAGAGACCGCCTTCATCAGCGGATTTGTTAT GACGCTCGATGGAAAATCTTACAAAGCCTACGTGAAAGAAAAAGGAGAGGCAAAGCAGATTTACCAAAACGCTGTCAGCCAGGGAATTGGTGCTGCTCACATTTCTGCTAA AGCTCGTGACTCAAATCACTTCACGGTGTCCGTGAACGTAGAACCCTCTTCGAATGCCATCTTCAACTTGACGTACGAAGAGTTGCTGGTGCGCCGTAATGGCGTATACAACCATGCTATTAACTTACACCCTGGCGCGCTGGTGCCCAAGTTGACCGTCACCGTCCATATCAAGGAGACTGAAAAGCTTATAGAGCTGAGAGTACCAGAAATTAGAACTGGAAACGAAATCGACGCTACTAAGGATGATGCTC AGAATTCAAAGGCAACAATCGTGAGAGCTCACGATGACCGCGAAGCGACCATCACTTTCACTCCAGACCTCCAGGAACAAGAAAGGCTCATTCAGATATACACG CAAAAGTCAAAGGAGTCGGCTGCTGCCACTCACTCATACTCGTCGTGGTCATCTTACTCGGAGCCCGAAGAAGCAGCCCCGGAGGGTGTGCTGGGGCAGTTCGTGGTGCAGTACGACGTAGCCAGGCCTAAGGATGGCGAAATAttg gTAAACGATGGCTACTTCGTCCATTTCTTCGCGCCGAGTGAGCTGCCGCCGCTGAGCAAGTTCGTGGTGTTCGTGCTCGACACGTCCGGCTCCATGATGGACCGCAAGATCATTCAGTTGCGGGAAGCCATGCAGACCATCCTCGGAGAACTGAACGAGGGCGACTACTTTAGCATCGTTGAGTTTGATTCCACTGTAACG GTCCATGATCTCAAAGAAGCGGAAGGCGAGCCCCCCAAACACCACTACTCGTACTCGTATTTCGACGAACAAGATAAGAAGGCGACACTGGTGCCGCCGTCTCAAGCTACTAAAGAAAATATTGACCGTGCTAAACGAATCGTCAGCTGGCTTCAAGCGTCTGGAG GTACGAACATCGGAAAAGCATTAGATGTGGCGGTGGACCTCATCAACAAAGGGGTAGAGTGGAAGACTGAGGTAACAGTCTCCGGCACCGACAAGACGACCACATCAGCAGGCCCCTCAGAGTCTGCTGTCACAAGTACTACGGAAGTTGCCGCTAAGAAAG AAGCGAAATCTCTGGAGCCAATCATAATCTTCTTAACTGACGGCGACCCGACGGTTGGCGAGACCGATCCCAAACGCATAATCACCCGCGTGCAAGAGAAGAACTCCGGACCAAACAAGGCTACCATTTTCTCACTGGCTTTTG GCGAGGACGCGGACCGCAAGTTCCTGCGCAAGGTGTCCCTGCGTAACGGCGGCTTCATGCGACACATCTACGAGGCGGCGGATGCGGCGTTGCAGTTACGCGACTTCTACCGACAGATCTCGTCACCGCTGCTGGCGGACCTCAAGTTCACATACCCCTCTGGACAG GTGCGGTCGGAGTCGCTGACGCAGCACTCGTTCCCCACGTACTACGCGGGCTCGGAGCTGGTGGTGGCGGGACAGGTGCTGGACGTGCCCGAGCTGCAGCCCACCGTGCACGCCTTCTGCGGCGTACAAGACGGATACGGCAGG AAACGCGTCGAGATTGTACCGAAGGTGCCAATAGAAAAGAAGAAGCAAGGTTACTTACCGTTGGAGCGGCTGTGGTCTTACCTCACTATTAAACAGCTGCTGGACAAACGAGACGCTTCTGACGACAGCGACAATGACGACAAAGAAAACTCCCCGGAGAAAAAGGCTTTAGCACTTGCATTAAAG TATGAATTCGTAACTCCTCTGACATCGCTGGTGGTAGTGAAGCCCAACGCTACAAACGCAGTCGACGCGGAGTCCGTAGACAAAGCAG CTGGACCTCTCAGCCTTTCCAGTGGTG CTCTAGCTCGGCCGATGGCGAGTTACGGCGGGTTCGGCGGCGGCGTGAGCGCGAGTGCGTTCGGCAGTGTGGGCGCGGGCGGGTTCGCCGCACCCGCCGCTGTGTACACCGGCCTGGCTGGGCCGTCTTCCTCTGTCTTTGCCA GACCGGCAACTTTTTCGGCTTACTCCAGAACCACTCCATTATTACTATACGCATCCTCCAAGCCTGTGTTCCCGTTCTCATCACAACAAGGTCGGAGAACTAATACGTTTACCGCCAACACCATGAGTGTTCCAAACA GAGGTGACATGCTAATGGTAGTTCCACGGACGACGACGATACCGCCGATCTTGCGGCCCAGTCTGGCCGACCTGCACCTGGACGGCTACACTTGGCTAGAGTCCTTGCTGGACGCTAGTGCGAGCACCATCCTGCTGCCTACCAATGACACCACGATCACTCTGAAAATAGTCAAAGACTCTGTT GTTCCCAAAGAATCAAGTGGAGACGCAGAGTGCGCAAGCGCAGTAGGCGGTGGCACCGGTGTGTGCGTATACCTGTCGCGATGTGACTCCGCGCGGGACATTACTGTGGACGTGTATAAAACTACATACTGCTCCGTCAGCCAAGG ATATGCGGGGGTGTGCTGCCAGCAGAAAAAAGTTGACATAGTACATTGA